In Mangifera indica cultivar Alphonso chromosome 14, CATAS_Mindica_2.1, whole genome shotgun sequence, the DNA window GGTACAAAACATTCCTAAGCCCTTTTCCTTTTTAGGAATACAAATATCCTCTTAAGCCACCTTGACCCTAGAAGAGCAAGAGTCCGTTCTTGCCCAAAAAATGGCTCTAAGCTTACTCTCCATTTCCAAATGAACTTTTGTGGGAAGGAAAAACATAAAGGACCAATAGACTTGAATATTAAACAAGACGAAATTTATAAGAGTGAGACGACCCGCGAAGGAGAGAAATTTACTTCTCTATGAATTGATTCTcctacaaattttattaataagaggCTGACAATCATTTCCATTGATTCTAAAAGAGCCAAGAGGAATTCCAAGGTACTTGAAAGGAAGGGTTCCCTCAACAAAGCCTTTGTCCCTTAAATAAATCTTGATATTACCATCCCTCCTATTGAAGCAATAAAAATTGCTCTTGAGCTTGTTAGCTTGTAATTCTGACAAATTACCAAATAAATCAAGGGCATTAAGGAGACAATTAATCGACTTCTTAGCCGCTTTGCAAAAGAGCATAAGGTCATCCACGAAGCAAAGGTgagataatttcaaattatggaATTTGAAGGAAGGGTCTAAGGAAGCTTTATTCAAGAGACCAAATAACACCTCCATAGcaataacaaacaaataaaggGATATATAGTCCCCTTGCTTAAGGCCCCTAGAGCGCCCAAAAACACCAACAAACTCCCCATTCACATTAATGGAAAACCAAGGCGAAGTAAAGAGTTTGACAATCTAGTGAATCATTGAACTAGGAAAGTCAAGAACTTTAAAAGAAGCCAAGAGAAAATCCCATCTCACCGAATAATAGGcttttttaatatcaatcttTAGAGTGCAATTTTCTACTTTCCCCATAGATTTATGGTAATTGTTGAAAAGATCTTggcattataaaatattatccctTGTTTTCCTACCTCCAACAAAAGCCACTTGATTTTGGCTTATAATGAGAGGCAACACTTTCTAGATTCTATTAGCCATGATTTTTGTAGTGCACTTGTAGATAGTATTGCAACAATAGATAAGCCAAAAATCATTACAGGTCGAGGGATTAAGACATTTCAAGACAAGGGCAATAGAAATGCAATTAATTTCTTTAAGGAGCTCCCTCGAAGAGAATAAATCTTCAATAGCCTCTACCACCTCCTCCCCAACCACACTTTAAACCTTCTTAGAGGACAAAGCTCCAAAACCATCAGGACCCAAGGCCTTATTATTAGAAAGGCTAAACaaagttttttcaatttcatctttgGTGACCTCATCCGCTAACATCCTAGCCAAGTCCATAGGAATTTTGTTGCCAATAACCTTACTAAGGCCATCCAAACCACTATGTCGCTCCTCATCTTTAAAAACAGATTCAAAATAATTGACAAGCTCCTCTTTAGTGATAGCTTGGTCACTCACCTTACTACTGTCCATTCTAGAAAGCTTagaaattttgttgatatttcttttcccattaatacatttgaaaaaaaaaacttgtctCAGTGtcaccttccttaagccaaCAAATTCTTGATTTTTGCATAGCCAAGGATCCCTTTGCCTTGTTCAACTTGatgtatttttcaaacaaaacatgcTCTAAAGAAATCAACTCACCATTGAAAGGGTCATTCCCAAGTGATCTTTGGGCCACAAAAGTTCCTCTCTagccttttttatcttttcggAAATATTCCAAAATTCTTTCTTATTAAACTTCTTTAACTCCACCTTTAAGATTTTGACTTGGGAGACCACATGAAACATCGGAGACCGCAACACGCAAGAATTCCAAACTTTCTTCACTAAAGGAATGAAGTTTTCATGCTTTGCCCACATGTTGAGAATTTTGAAGGGaatccttcttcttctctccaCAATCCCACCTGAAACAATACAAGAGCAACGATTTGAGAGAAAGTCAGGCTCAAAAGAAGCCACTGAATTTGGAAAAGCGCACAACCAAGCCTCATTCACCAAGGCTCTATCAAGCTTGCAACAAATCTTTCTATTCCCTTCCTTTTTATTTGACCAAGTGAAGAGATTACTCACAAAACTAAGATCGTCAAGGTTAACTTCATTGCACATATTATTAAGATCATCAACATAGGAGTTTCTACCATTAATCCCACCGCATTTTTCCAAATCAAAGCAAATAGAATTAAAATCACCAATAACAAGCCAAGGCACATCTTCAGTGAAGTTAACATTTTCCATAATTTCCTTCCAAAGAGCTTTCCTTTCGGAAGGAGAATTAAAAGCATAGACAATGGTGCAAAAGAAGTGAAGAGGAGACCCATCAATCTTGATATCACACAACATGGATTGAGATGACACTCTAATGGCATTAAGGGTCACTTTATCCTTATTCTACCAAATCCAAATTCTCCCCAGTCCATGGtgggaaaaattattacaaaaatccCATTTGtcactaaaattctttttaattttttcaatattatcacTATTAACTTTAGTCTCTAAGAGACAAAAAATGTCCAACTTTAAATCCAAAAACCATTTGGaaatatctttttgttttagggAAGAATTAATTCCCCTAATGTTCCAACATCCAAGACTAAACATGATTAAGATGAGGAGAAGATGTGGTACCCGATACAGCCAAAGCCTtcactttcttttccttcttcttaCTTTTCTTGTTTTCCATAGGCTCCTTTTGATCAACCATAACAAGCTTTCGGAATTGGAGAATGGTCGGAGAAGGAGAAACCTCAACAAAGTTTTTATGATTTGCATCTTCATTGTTGCAAGTTTCACTAACATCGGCAGGAGATTGCGCCTCTGCAGGAAACTTGGGCAGGGAAATAGTTACTGATCCTTTAGagggattttttatttttccctttttgatCTTAGGCGACAAAGGACCAGGAGGTTCATTTTCCAGAGAGTCGCTCCCTTGCTTCTGCACCGAACACTCCCTGGATTTCCCCATGACATTTTTAGCATCAacacctttttcttctttgtctaTAGTTTCCATTGACAGAATCTTATCCTTCCCAACAACTATCTGATGGTAGCCGTCGGAAAtcttattcttattttctttatcaCCCCCCTTCACATCACCGTCTGATGCCTATTTCTACTCCCAGTTTTACTTCAGATTCTTGCTATTTGAGTTCTGAActttataacatttttcatcATGATGATGTTGAGTTGGAAAACGCTTTGGACTGTACAAAAAGCTGGCTGAAAAGCCCTCAAAATTACCAagttgattatataaataagttttctttttattttttagcttCCTATTTTAGGGCAGCCAACGATTAATTGGAAAAAGACCTGGATGTTTTTAAATGATTGCTCTtgtagttattttaatattaatgctGCAATTATTTCGACCATAGAGttgaactaaatcaaatttattaagtcaagaaaaaaacttataaatccCAACTTCATATTCTTAGAAGCACAAGACAGAAACATGTTCCCATATTCtgtttttattaacaataataataataatattattattattattttataaaaaataggctATGAGCAATATTATTGTTTGGTAACATTTCTAATTCAATGCCTAGGTATTAGTATAATATTACCTTGTACTATGTCTTAAAACAAGGTAAGAAAACCAATTATTATGTGAGAAAACCATCACATGCCTCAACATTTACTATCAACTACAGTATCTCAATTTGACCTACTAATTGGGTCTACCAAATTGGGTCTGATTTTGTTTAAGTCATGACTCTTAAAAAAAGTTAGGACCCAGGGTACTAAACTTGCCCATTcgagttttatattttttttattcaagccTGATTCATTAATTTCTTAGGTgtctagcttttttttttttaattttttggtaattttttaggTTTCTAGCTTGTTTTGTGcctattttgagtttgtttatgTTACTTCAAAAAGCTACACAAACACCTTACAATCtcttataagtttaaaaacctAACAAATATACCTGTACCCTCAATGAATTTTTGGACTCTGTCAAGCCTCAGGCTCAAACAAAGGATTTTGAGCTCGAATTGGTCACTATTTGAGATATTCTAAGCAAATTTTAGGTGAAGAGTTTGATATAATAAAGAGCAATGATATATACActtagttttgagtattcaatcAGATATTTAAACTAtgtattattatctaattggatgttattttatctttaatttaaaattatttgatcatataatgatacatcattttaatatctaattggatattcaaaattaggtgTTCATAGTTTTGTTATTTGTATAACCTGCAAGGTATTAGTTTAATTTCCTTCACTTCCTCAAAGTagcttgtttaatttattttccttttaaacatCTATTCATTTGGCTATAATTCTATcgaaattttgtttgattattttctttataataaataaaattatatttggatAACGAATATTAAAGCCCAAATCAAGCCGTCCCCACCTGACTCGGATTGGACTGCACAAGCGGAACCAGAGTTTCTAATTCCAAAGAAAAATGCTTAAAAATTAGGGGTAGTTTGGCTTATAACAGAAGAAGAGTACCTTTGTGTGTtatcttttcattatttatattattttttatttatcaataatttttattataaatagtaatataggtaaaattctaattattatttttacattaataaagatattttgattttgttacaattttattttgatttattaattttttaagactaaatttcttttgtttttaattaaaataacatataatataaaatatcttttaaaataattatgctcaagaatatttaagtataataatatcttaatattcttttattatctctaatcaaatataataattatttataattatcaatttttatcaaacataataataatttatacttaataatattttaagtaatctatctttatgttaatattttatgtttgataaCTAAATATTATCGAATCAAACACCCATAGgttgttaattaatataatcgaattgatttttaaatggtaaatataaaaaataagttatttaaaaaatcaatttaaatattaattagaaagtGTAGTAGAGTTGATTTTTCGCTTTAGTTACGGtttaggttttctttttttaaatcaccaaatcaaactaatttaaaaaaaaaaattgaacaaaatattaaatttatttttgaaaataaaataggataatttattaaaattcaatttaaaaattgttaaccaaaaatttgatttaattaattaatatttttaattcaattcaaaattaatgaatttttaaattagtttatttcagtcaggccaaaagatttattctcactcaaaatttacttttttctcaagtttctatatattatctttaaaaaacccaaatgcCCACTATAGACTGTTAAagttaatcaaatttgttttttataagggtaaaattatcatttaacccacgatattaaaaatttttttatctcattttctctttttaaaccgtaaaaactaacaattctccTTTAAgcgtaagttttaaaaaattacatactcTCCCatagagtttcaattttttgatgaattttctaGTGAATGATGACTTCTCAATGCTTTCCTAGTGATGTCTCTCACTATCTAGCGTTGTCTCTTCTTTCCAGCCATCTCTCCTAGTGTCACTCATTCATTTGGATGATTAACTAGATGAATTGTCTTCATTTGGATGATTTGTTATCGTCCAAACGAAAATAAAGTCGTAATTGGCTTCATCTTTGCTTGGACAATGATGGATCAtctagatgaagatgatttgtatggataaatcatttattgtcTAGACTAACGATTTGTCTGGTTCGTCCTCAAAACGAATGAGTGATGCCGATAGAGATGATCGAGAAGGAGAGACAACATCGGAGAAGGAGAGACATCATCGAGAGAATGCCAGAGAAGCCATTgttccttaaaaattttattgaaaatttgaaaccctaagaAGAAatatgtaactttttaaaacttaagtatATGAgacattgttaatttttagagtttatggagaaaaattaaaaaaaaatttaaaattaacagatgtaGTTAACGTTAACActtttttaataagtatttaagattttaaaagataatggGTGATAATTTGAGAAAAGAGTAAACTTTTGCGAGATATCctttggttttaaaatattacacaaCTTGCATAGATCAACGTGATTGGAAGAGTGTGTAGACAATTGCCACAAGGAGAGACAATGAGTTTTTAttccatttttaatttgtttgtctATCTAAAATAAGTCACTTAGTGGCCACCACAAAAGTAACCCTAAGTCCGGTCTAACACTGACTGAAGGGTCCCTCTTGTTTTCTGATTCAAAGGCCATGGAAGCAATATCCATGGGATTCGATCCTCGTCTCTATTTTCAAGTTAAGTGTTTGTTTTCTCATTCATTCGTGTTAAATCCATGCTTCTTTCTAATACTTGTGTAGTTTATGTAGGTGGGAAAGATAAAAATCAGTGAGGGAATAAAATGTTTGTAAGATTTGGTACAATGGTAGAAAAACAGCTTGACCCCAGAAAATGCTGGAATCCTTGATGAGTCCATATCCTACCTTCAATCTCTTCAACGACAACCACAGGTAACCTTACTTACAATCCGTCATATTTAAAAGTGTTTTTGTGGTTTTGGTTTTCTATTCAAGTACACTGTTTTCAACTATTAGCATCTGGGTCCTTGGATTGAGCTGAAATTGTTCAAATCTGAAGAACAAATATGCCACTTAGTGTTTCTTGACCAATGTCTCCTTCCTTGCTAGTTTGACTTGGTTGCCTTAGATTTGTTTAAAATGAGTCCattcagtttaattttatatttcttttattgggTATTAGGTGATAGAGTTTATGcatattaacaaaaaatcattgaaataaaaggacaaaatgacaattttagaaCTGCTCTAAATGAAGAGATTGTGTTGGATGCAAATTTGGAGAATTCACCATATTTCAAACGAAAAAGATAGTCAAATGATTGGGATGAATTCACTTTTATAGATTTAAATGGGAAGAAAATGACTTTGTGTAAACACTATAAGACAAATCTTATAGTAACAAGAGTAAAACCATATCTCTCATATGTCTTTTAAAAAATGTCTTGGTTTGAGAGATTTACTTGAAAtagcaaataaaacaaaagaggAAAGTGTTATTGATTGAAAACTGAATGACTTTGATTTTGTgcaaaagattattaagtatggGCTAAACGGAATAAAAATGGTATTTGGAAAAACTTCGTGGATATTTGGAAAAACtcccatttgtttttttttagcTTTTGATGTGTTTTTCACAAACTTATTTGGCTATCAAAGTCCGATTTATTGATGATAGTTGGGAATAGAAGGCCTCGGTTATCTGTTTGGAAGAAATTATATTCGACACATATGAAACAATTCTTAAGCTTTTGCTTGAGAAATTTATCATTGACAAAAAGATATGCTCTAGATATTTCAGTGACTTCAGCAGTGTTGAAATTAATAcgatcaatgacatttttgaACGGGGTTCACTTCCTATCATTGGGAACTCTCTGCCAGTTGTTTCTTTACTGGAACATCTTGAACATCATGTAATACAGGGTGGATGGCGACacataattttagataaagtgAGGAATCTTTTGGGCTATGTCAGGTCTTCAACAAATGGTAATAAGTTCCAATCTTCTGTTACAAAGGCTCTATCCATGGGCAAAAAAATTGCTTCTCAAAGTTTTCCTACAGAGCATGAGAACGTGTATTTGCTTGGGTGTGTGATTGGATATAAAGAAGCATTTTGTGAACTGGAGCATATAGATAcaaatttcaactcaataaaaattacaaaagaggATTGGGATAAGACAATTGCATTGCACCGCATTCTGAAAGTGGCAAAAGGTGCTTTCCGTAGCTTGTTTAAAGGCAAAAAAGCTGCACTTGTGCATCTCCAAGTGGTCTttgacatttattttaatttgcttcAATGGAAAAACAGTGATGATCATTATGTTCAAGGGATAGCATCAGGGTCAGGTGCATTTTGTGATCATTTGTGGAACACTTGTAAAGTGATGAATGTAATTCTTGATCCACGTTACAAAATGGATTGCATAGAACAGTGGTTTAAAGAGAGTTATGACAATTTGGCGGACACTTACCTTCAGCAAATTATTGAAGTTACTAGGAATGTTCATATTGAATATGCAAGGGGCATCAACTATGGTGATCGAGCTATCTCAAGTGCTTCACCAGAATGGAACTCAATAGCTATTTCAAGGATCCTAAAGTTCATTCTGGTGGAGagtttgacattttaatttagttGTGTCTCAATTCCTTCACACATCCCACGCACACAAGGATTGCACAGGATTTCCTAATGGTGCCTAAATTTAGGGGATTTGATTGTCCCGTGGTGACAGACTAGTGTTGTTACAAACAAAACTTTGGTTGTcttattgaatatattaaatttagtaTCTCATGCTTCTTGAAAGTTGAATCCCATTTAGTGATGTTGACATGTTACTTTGAATACAATTGAAAATTTGCCGCTGCATTTGGCAAATGTTAATTTGAAACACCTGAAATATTGTAGTGCATATGTATTTATACAGCTCCATTTAAAGTTTTCATTGTTTAGTTTTTGATTACTTACTATGAATACGAACT includes these proteins:
- the LOC123196233 gene encoding uncharacterized protein LOC123196233, which translates into the protein MLESLMSPYPTFNLFNDNHRYFSDFSSVEINTINDIFERGSLPIIGNSLPVVSLLEHLEHHVIQGGWRHIILDKVRNLLGYVRSSTNGNKFQSSVTKALSMGKKIASQSFPTEHENVYLLGCVIGYKEAFCELEHIDTNFNSIKITKEDWDKTIALHRILKVAKGAFRSLFKGKKAALVHLQVVFDIYFNLLQWKNSDDHYVQGIASGSGAFCDHLWNTCKVMNVILDPRYKMDCIEQWFKESYDNLADTYLQQIIEVTRNVHIEYARGINYGDRAISSASPEWNSIAISRILKFILVESLTF